The following proteins are encoded in a genomic region of Mustela erminea isolate mMusErm1 chromosome 3, mMusErm1.Pri, whole genome shotgun sequence:
- the CENPH gene encoding centromere protein H encodes MEKQPGKQAATEPADSRAGGGEGEPPQVAGAQAARPEDRLTLLLRLRAQTKQQLLEYKSMVDATEEKTPEQILQDKQVEAKIEDLENEIEEVKIAFEMKKLALDRMQLSTALKKNLEKNNPRTSVLMDNMKHILKLNKLIMKSHQESWDLEEKLLDVRKKRLQLKQASESKLLEIQTEKNKQKDDLAVMENSDKIKAIQQNLQMEIQITTVIQHVFQNLILGSKANWAEDPAFKETVLQLEKNLTMI; translated from the exons ATGGAGAAGCAGCCGGGAAAGCAAGCGGCCACGGAGCCCGCGGACTCCAGAGCGGGAGGCGGGGAAGGCGAGCCACCACAGGTCGCCGGCGCCCAGGCGGCGCGTCCCGAGGACCGCTTGACCCTGCTGCTCAG GTTGAGAGCACAGACAAAACAACAACTCTTGGAATATAAATCAATGGTTGATGCAa ctGAAGAAAAGACTCCAGAACAAATCTTGCAAGATAAGCAAGTTGAAGC TAAAATTGAAGACCTGGAAAATGAAATTGAAGAGGTGAAAAttgcttttgaaatgaaaaagctTGCATTAGACAG GATGCAACTTTCGActgcacttaaaaaaaacctGGAGAAAAATAATCCCAGGACTag cgTGCTCATGGACAACATGAAACACATATTAAAGCtaaacaaattaataatgaaatcacACCAG gaATCTTGGGATTTGGAGGAAAAACTACTTGATGTTAGAAAGAAGAGATTAC AATTAAAACAAGCTTCAGAAAGTAAGCTTTTAGAAATACAGACtgaaaagaacaaacagaaagatGATTTGGCTGTTATGGAGAATTCGGACAAGATAAAGGCCATACAACAAAACCTGCAGATGGAGATACAAATTACTACAGTTATTCAGCATGTGTTTCAG AACCTTATTTTAGGAAGTAAAGCCAATTGGGCAGAGGATCCTGCTTTTAAGGAAACTGTTCTACAGCTTGAGAAGAATCTCACCATGATCTAA
- the CCNB1 gene encoding G2/mitotic-specific cyclin-B1 has product MALRVTRNAKVNVENKAKISMAGAKRVPLATTAASKPGLRPRTALGDIGNKVSEQPQAKLPLKKEAKTLVPGKVIAKKLPKPLEKAPEPVPEPEPEPEPVKEEKLSPEPILVDTPSPSPMETSGCAPAEEYLCQAFSDVILAVNDVDAEDGADPNLCSEYVKDIYAYLRQLEEEQAIRPKYLLGREVTGNMRAILIDWLVQVQMKFRLLQETMYMTVSIIDRFMQNNCVPKKMLQLVGVTAMFIASKYEEMYPPEIGDFAFVTDNTYTKHQIRQMEMKILRSLNFGLGRPLPLHFLRRASKIGEVDVEQHTLAKYLMELTMLDYDMVHFPPSQIAAGAFCLALKILDNGEWTPTLQHYLSYTEESLLSVMQHLAKNIVMVNRGLTKHMTIKNKYATSKHAKISTLAQLNSALVQDLAKAVAKV; this is encoded by the exons ATGGCGCTCCGGGTCACCAGG AACGCAAAAGTTAATGTGGAAAATAAGGCGAAGATCAGCATGGCAGGCGCAAAGCGCGTGCCTCTGGCCACGACTGCGGCCTCCAAGCCCGGGCTGAGGCCGAGAACAGCCCTCGGAGACATTGGTAACAAAGTCAGCGAACAACCACAGGCCAAACTGCCTCTGAAAAAG GAAGCAAAAACTTTGGTTCCTGGAAAAGTTATTGCTAAAAAATTACCTAAACCTCTGGAGAAGGCACCCGAGCCTGTGCCAGAACCTGAGCCAGAACCTGAGCccgttaaagaagaaaaactttcgCCTGAGCCTATTTTG GTTGATACTCCCTCTCCAAGCCCAATGGAAACATCTGGATGTGCCCCTGCAGAAGAATATCTGTGTCAGGCATTCTCTGATGTAATTCTTGCAGTGAATGATGTGGATGCCGAAGATGGAGCTGATCCAAACCTTTGTAGTGAATATGTGAAAGATATTTATGCTTATCTGAGACAACTTGAG GAAGAGCAAGCCATCAGACCAAAATACCTACTGGGTCGTGAAGTCACTGGAAACATGAGAGCTATCCTTATTGACTGGCTAGTACAGGTTCAGATGAAGTTCAGGTTACTTCAGGAGACCATGTACATGACTGTTTCCATTATTGATCGGTTCATGCAG AATAATTGTGTGCCCAAGAAGATGCTGCAGCTGGTTGGTGTCACTGCCATGTTTATTGCAAGCAAATATGAAGAAATGTACCCTCCAGAAATTGGTGACTTTGCCTTTGTGACTGACAACACTTATACTAAGCACCAAATCAGACAGATGGAAATGAAGATTCTAAGATCTTTAAATTTTGGTCTGGGCCGCCCTCTACCCCTGCATTTCCTTCGGAGAGCATCTAAGATCGGAGAG GTTGATGTTGAGCAACATACTTTGGCCAAATACCTGATGGAACTAACTATGTTGGACTACGATATGGTGCACTTTCCTCCTTCTCAGATTGCAGCAGGAGCTTTTTGCTTAGCACTGAAAATTCTTGATAACGGTGAATGG ACACCAACTCTACAGCATTATCTATCATACACTGAAGAATCCCTTCTAAGTGTTATGCAACACCTAGCTAAGAATATAGTCATGGTGAATCGTGGACTTACAAAGCACATG ACCATCAAGAACAAGTATGCCACATCTAAGCATGCGAAGATCAGCACACTGGCACAGCTAAATTCTGCACTAGTTCAAGATTTAGCCAAGGCTGTGGCAAAGGTGTAA